One window of Bacteroidota bacterium genomic DNA carries:
- the rimP gene encoding ribosome assembly cofactor RimP: MITKEKIAPLVEEKLKGSDNYIVDIKVNTDNKIIIEIDNDNGLFIEDCINVSRYVEQNLDREDEDFELQVSSPGLSQPFKIKRQYFKNVGRKVEVVTLEGEKITGKLVAADELEIKLETEVKLKDEITKKRKTVNKIISLNYNNIKETKVVISFK, translated from the coding sequence ATGATAACAAAAGAAAAAATAGCTCCTCTGGTAGAGGAAAAATTAAAAGGATCTGATAATTATATAGTTGATATTAAGGTTAATACGGACAATAAAATCATCATTGAAATAGATAATGATAATGGCTTATTTATTGAAGATTGTATTAATGTAAGCCGTTATGTTGAACAAAATCTCGACAGAGAAGATGAAGATTTTGAATTGCAGGTTTCTTCTCCCGGATTAAGTCAGCCGTTTAAAATTAAGAGACAATACTTTAAAAATGTTGGAAGAAAAGTAGAAGTAGTTACCCTTGAGGGTGAAAAAATAACAGGAAAACTTGTTGCAGCAGATGAATTGGAAATTAAACTTGAAACAGAAGTAAAACTTAAGGACGAAATAACCAAAAAGAGAAAAACTGTAAATAAGATTATTAGCCTAAATTACAATAATATAAAAGAAACCAAAGTAGTTATATCTTTTAAATAA